The genomic segment acctagatctcggagactataagagctagagccaccaaatttggtatgcagtctcgtgtagtatgtacgcttatcgagtttgtttcaaatttttgccacgcccccttccgcccacggaatttacataaaactgtttttcttaaaaagtatggcagatagagacatgaaatttggtatgcaagctagcttaatagacgcgcagatattgactatttaaaaattttgccacgcccatttccccccacgcaaattaaacaaaactgattttctcgaaaactaacaaagctaaaatcaccaaatttggtatgtatattggcttagtatgcgcgcagaatacatatattttaatatgttgccacgcccacttccgccttcataatttagaaaaaaccgattggctcttgcaattttttgaccattgcgatcaaatttggcagattaataaatcttatctatttctatcaaactaccaaatttgattgaaatcggactagaaacatgcaaaatatacgtatgaacgtattttgctacgcgatccataagggtagaattggccgttggctagtggcggcgctagagtgctcgtgtgtttgtagagtgagcgagatagcatatggtatgaggcatgttaaaacaatttaatagacatacattttgttttcgaaattttaaatatttgtttcacctggtgtatggtatacccaagtcggcgagacgacttacttacttcatttttaagtTCTTCCCTTCACTGGCGACACTCCCATTAAAAATGCGGCGACATTTAACATTGCATGTCCTAGCTTTCAAGACCGGAACGACAACCTAGCGACAGTTGTCGCCCCAGTCGCCAAGACAAATGTCCAAATGTCTTGCCGAACGCCGGGACAAACAAGCATTGTGTCGCCACTTTGTCGCTTTTGTCCCTCTAGCTTAAATAAGCTATTAAGCTTATTTAACAGCTGCtgcttcaattttcaattttttgttttgttgtccaTATTTTAAGCTCAGGCCATTGCATTCTGAAGCCCAACTTCCGGAGGCTGCCCCGGGAAAGTGTTTTAAACTGCTTctggaataaaaaaatttaagatattagaaatgaaatgaattataatCAAAACTAACGTTTTTCAGTAATTAATGTACTTACCGAGAAAAATGTTCAAAGCCTTTAGATAGGTTCCAGGGCTCaactttttgtgtttcttatCTAGGTTGTGGCTCTTCACAAGAGGGAGTTGTCTCCAGCTACTTGAGAGGTctgcaaatataaaaaagaattaaaattttgtgctTTTCATACAACAGCTGTGTACTTACTAGCTTTAATGAATTTCCGACGTAATGCTGTTCTTGAAGTCAATTATTTCTAAACCAGTTgctaatgttttttttttgtgagaaaaaaaattaaattattacaaaataaaaaaaaaattttatcttTTGGCACAGCCCGGGGTCGAACTCGcgtttaattttgttggcaaaataCTTTGTTTTCCTTTCACTCTCTGTACTCATATTTTCTTACTCTTTTGATTAGCATTCGATTATAAATAATgctattaatttaatttaatactttgccaacaaaattacTATTCACTATTTGTGTACAATatagttaatatttaaatagcaCTTACCTTTATTTATATCAAAAATCAATTAGAAATCACTAATACTTCTTCACTGCCGTCGGCTAACCTCAGCATGAAAAACGCTGGAAGAATTTTTCTCTGCCGACGTCTGTGGCTCGGACAATTGGGCGACATTGTCAACGGCGACAATTTGGTACAGAAGGGtacagacatatgtatgtatgtatgcgtagttatataaaatttatgtgaaATCCATATTGATAGGAAATAAAACGACTTATCATGTTTAATTAGTTAATGATTTCCATTTAAACACATTTTGTATTGGATTTAAATTTAGTCGTTATTAAATTGATGTTATAATATCCCTTCAGTACCAAATTGTCGCCGTTGACAATGTCGCCCAATTGTCCGAGCCACAGACGTCGCACATAGGTAGAATTTGCAAAATTAGGCggccaaaaacattttttcaataaaatacactttaaatggaaaaaataattaaatattattgtttCCTATTGAAATACATTAATttcctattaaaatacattaattttttttaacttaatacTAAAATAGCAAGGTTTTCTATTGAATATGGgttaactttaaatgaaacatTACAAAAGTTGGCTTTATCTATTagattatattattatttttaaattcagagttacataatattatttaaaaaaaaacgaatatgTTTATTCTGCTTCCGAGTCTAAATCGTGATGCTCAGCACTATCATTTGGCTCAGCAGGAATGAGTATATTTATGGTTTCCCTTAAAAATGGTTCATGtgattttttataccctttctgagggtattataaaattggtcagatgtttgtaacgcacagaaggagacgtttccgaccccataaagtatatatattcttgatcagcatgagaagctgagttgatatagccatgtccgtctgtccgtctgtccgtccgcccgtccttccgtccgtctgtgcgtatgcgttttactcagccgtcttaagagctatcgggctgaaatttgttttcggggttttttattacctgggaaaaataaagtatgaaaaccattaggtcggaccactatatcatatagctctagaagaactagaagaaacatttttataaaaattggagtatgctatgaaacttacatatgtgataatctatatatataaaattctcgagtgtggtgtttgttaccaaactactccgaaacggctcgaccgattctcacgaaatgttttatgcagatcgtgtaggactgagaatcggccaacatctattttttatacccaaataATAACGAGCTCACGATTAAAACTGACTAACTGTGCTGGATATCTCAACTACCTGTGTTTTATACGAGTGAAATTAGACACACGGCCTACTTGATAAGAgataaaattcaacaaaaataatttaaatcttcCAATCGAAACAGGCCGTGAAAAACCATATACAACGTTGAGACTTTCTAGATTTCAATACGGTGATGTGCACTGTTGAGTTCACACGGCTTCGCTTGGGGATTTccgtatacaaaaatttaattttccagtttttttttcggaacaaacagttgaaattttcttttaacttcAGGACAAGCGTTCTGTCGCTGTCGCCGAGTGTGGTTCGGTGGAAGGCGCGCACAAGAATTGTGCGTCTCGAGTTCAGTCGTTGTTACAACTCGAGTGCGACCGAACTCGCTGCGCTAAttattgatcaagaaaataatacacgttatacaccaatcagttttccaacttgatttattacaaCAATGACACGAACACGCAGGGGGCTAATTTGAGTCGTCAAACAAACAGATCTAGATAGAAGAGCAATAAGATCAGATGCAGAAAGGCAACAAAGTAATGCAGATGTCCGTGTAAGAATGGCGAAGTTACGTGCATCACAATTACAAGAGGTACGAGTTGAGCGAAACCAACAAAGACAATTGGAACGAAGAGAAGCGCGCAGATTCGTAGCCAACAGACGTAGAGGGATTgaccaacatcaacaagtaCTTCGAGCATTTACATCACATTCATTTCTTCTTTACATCACTAGCATTTCAGTATGAACCTGATGTTGAATATTACGCTCATTCCAAAGTGGTAATTGGTACATTGGACAAGGAATGCCCGCACTGTCAAgcccttaaatttaaaaatgagccAATTGGGATGTGTTGCTCATCAGGAAAAGTGAAACTTCCAGAAATTGAAACACCGCCGGAACCATTGCACGGCCTCCTTATTGGTACTGATCCAAATTCTTCGCTGTTCTTGCGTCCAATTCGGCAATtcaattcatgttttcaaatgacatcgttCGGAGCAAAggaaatagttaaaaatacTGCTGCAAATGGTCAACAATTTAATTCCACATTCAAAATCAAAGGGCAAATTTACCACAAAGTCGGCTCATTACTTCCAATGCCAAACGaaccttataaatttttacaaatttacttTATGGGTGGCGAGGACTCCGAACGGGCACTCGCCAATCGCGTGAATACACGTTGCATCTATAATCACCTCAATTCACCATTTGCAACGCGCATTGTCAGCGAGCTGGACGCTCTGTTAAATGAGCACAAcgaattgttgaaattattcaaatcaCATATGCACATATTTGTAGCTTACAAAGTGACAATCACGCTATTTTCATCAATGATAGAACACCAGCTGGAGGGCATATACGTCGATTCAACGCACCTGTTGTTGACGACGTGGCTGGAATCATGGTTGGCGACCATAGAGCTACGCGACAAATCGTGATTcgaagaagaaataattctCTTCAGTCCATTCCTGATACCCATCGTTTATATGATGCTCTCCAATATCCACTCATTTTTTGGAAGGGACAAGACGGATATTGCATAAACCTTAAGCAACGAGATCCGGTAACAggtaattcattcattaagaatatgaaaactcttcaattaatacatGGATATACTATTATAGGAACCGAAACAAACAAGAATATTAGCTCAAAGGATTTCTATTCGTTTCGGTTGATGATTAGACGTGGTCAGGATAATATCATTCTACGATGTCGTGAGCTTTGCCAACAATTTATGGTCGATATGTACGTCAAGATAGAGAGTGAACGACTACGATACTTGCGATTTAACCAACAGAAGCTGCGTGCGGATGAATACATTCACTTGCGAGATGCTATTGCCAGCAACGCTGATACTGCCGAAATCGGTAACTCTGTCATCCTACCATCattgttttgtattattatattatgttCATCAAAGCATAAATTAGTTCAGCTAAAAGGTAACACGAAATTCTTTGACTGTTAGGCGTTACGAAGTTCGCCGGGTTTgctagtattggatataaaaccccagatcccaaaatttgaatgtgatcggataaatataacacaagttacagtcaatataataatcggctctgctcccagctctgccggcagcgctgcttgctgtctactacgtctttcgtcatcaacagagtacatgcatacacacacagacgcaacgctacataaagtgtatgtgtatgcgtgcgttgctttgctttgggaatgagggaagaagaagaacaaattgtaaaatagagagtaaaattgttttgtttgtatattgatgaattgagttgcagaaaacaaattttgaacatgtaaaattattattaccaaggactgcaagggtatataaacttcggcatagccgattttagcttctttgatattttttcaaatgcttttgATCGAATTGGCTGTAATTCAGATATTTGATTCTTGAAATATAGTTAGTAacttttcaaatgtttttagtCGTATTGCTAATATTGTCATTTTCCAAACACTTTTTTCCCCAACCTTAAAAAATTCCTtctataattttcattttgaatatatgtatgtatgtatgtgcttaCCTTTTTAGTAGTTGGCAATTTCCACTCACCTTTCACTATTTACTTGGAGACTTGAAGAATAACCTCAAGAAtcgtattatttttatgttggATCGTTTCAGCTCATTAAAGTTGATATACCCGAATTATCGcttaatattaaagaaaaaacaaataaatgtatatatgtgacCTAAACCCAAAATCTGATATTTAAGCAAACTAttagaacaattttataatcttCTTCTCCGCTCTAATAGCTCTAATGACGCTTCTTTATTTACCGGAGGTTGCCGTACCACAAATTTTCAGCGTTGCCCATAATTTCTCATAAGCTGCCACTGATAGGCAGCACTTACACTTTAGACTTGCACTTTGCACATTTTTAAGGAattaaacaagtttttttttttacaagtttaatttttgtttttataaatttacagTATCCAATAACTAATTTGTATGTATTTCCTAAGtgaaatgaataaaacagGTGGTATGTCctttatttaataaacttttttaacatttaagtaaatacatatgtgtatacagtatatgtatgtatacatatttatgtatgtatgtgaatgT from the Drosophila willistoni isolate 14030-0811.24 unplaced genomic scaffold, UCI_dwil_1.1 Seg190, whole genome shotgun sequence genome contains:
- the LOC124461046 gene encoding uncharacterized protein LOC124461046, with the protein product MVGDHRATRQIVIRRRNNSLQSIPDTHRLYDALQYPLIFWKGQDGYCINLKQRDPVTGTETNKNISSKDFYSFRLMIRRGQDNIILRCRELCQQFMVDMYVKIESERLRYLRFNQQKLRADEYIHLRDAIASNADTAEIGNSVILPSLFCIIILCSSKHKLVQLKGNTKFFDC